The genomic segment CGACGCCTTTCATTTCAACCAGTGCCACCTTGATACCCCACGGATCGGTGTGCTGATCCAGAATTTCCTGCAGCCGCTGGTTCAGCTTTTCCCGCTGGCCGAGAAGATCGTTCAACACGACCTCGCCCAGTACGGATCGCAGTGTCGTCTGGGCAAGCTGCGACGTTGCGTACAGATAATTCTCTACCTCGACGATGGCCCGCCTCGGGTCCACCACGCGAAAGTAAATAACCGCATTCAGCTTGACGGTGACGCTGTCCCGAGTAATGACGTCCTGGGTCGGCACATCCAGCGTGATCGTGCGCAGGCTGACGCGCATGATGCGGTCGATCGGCCAGAGAACCCAGACCAGGCCCGGCCCTTTCGGCTCGGGCAGCAGCCGCC from the Terriglobia bacterium genome contains:
- a CDS encoding slipin family protein, yielding MDMTPVLLFAVIIVLIWLFNSINVLREYERGVIFRVGRLLPEPKGPGLVWVLWPIDRIMRVSLRTITLDVPTQDVITRDSVTVKLNAVIYFRVVDPRRAIVEVENYLYATSQLAQTTLRSVLGEVVLNDLLGQREKLNQRLQEILDQHTDPWGIKVALVEMKGVDLPENMQRAMARQAEAEREKLAKVIHAQGEFEASKTLAEAANTIAAQPVALQLRYLQTLTEIGAEKNTTIIFPLPIDIMDYFIKARDGDRK